The genomic interval TAACTAATTAATTTTATATAATTAAAAATGATTCTTATTATTTATATACCTCAAAGTATCCTATTTTAGTACTGCTAGCAAGTATCCCACATAAGAGTTCGTGAAAGTTTTAGCTTCACCATCACCATCTTGGTAAGCACGCCCCTATTTTTGGAAAATTCGATTAAGGAGAACTAATGTGAATAAACAAAATTACCATCCTCAACAGGATGTATTTCGTCTAATTGACGGGAAAAAAGAATCTATACAACCGTATCGTTTCTCTGACGAGCGTGAACGGATGTCCCAGCCCAAAAAGCAAGCGGCTACGGGTACTCATATTGAATCCATTATGTTTGATGGCAAAACGTTAACGACAACGGCTGTAAATGATCAAGGAGAAAAAACAATACAACAGCTTCCAGCGGTATCGGGGTTAAACCCGGAGAAACCGTTTAGTTATTCTCCTTTAAGACAGCGTTTGCCCGATAGAGGCCCTATTCCGGAAGGAAATTACTTCGTTAATCCGCAAAAGATACAAAAACCCACTTTGGCGCAGGATGTTTTGGGCAGAGTGGGAAAAAAGATTAATAGTGTTTTAGAAACAATACCAATAAAGAAAAGAAAATTCCCAACAGGTAGATATCCAGGGGGCAGAACTTCTTGGGGAAATGAAAGAACCCCCATTAAAAATGATCCTGAGGTGACAAAAAATACGGGAAGAGATAATTTTTTTATCCATGGGGGAAAAGAACCGGGTAGCGGCGGTTGTATTGATTTGACGAATCATGAAAAATCTTTTTTTGATTTTTTAAGAAAATATCGCGGCAAAGAGCAAACAGCCGTACCGCTAACGGTAAAATATCCACCGGAACTAACGGGAGAGGATATAATTGATAATTATTAGTTAAATTATTATATAATCTAAATAGGGTATATAATATAATTTAAAATATACCCTATTTGGAGAGAGTATGAATAAGAAACAACGGTTGTTTTTTTACGTGTTATGTTTTCTGTATCTATGGAATCTAACGATGGAACATTATGGTTATCTAGAATTTGTCCATCATACTGCTTATTGGTTTTCTTCTGTCGGTTTTTATGCCTATGCTATATTTAGTTACTTAGAATTAATTTATATGGTTATCCTGACAGGCTATTTGGGCAGCACGAAAGGAACTTTTGGCCGGAAATTTATGATTTGGTTTTGGCAGATGTTGCTGTCTTTTATGTTTATAACCCCTTTGTTTCGTATATTTTGTCCCATTTGCACTGGACCAGGAGAATTAGTGCCGCAAGAGGAAACAATTCAAAGCGCAATCTCAGGTATCCCGTGGGCGGTGTGGTGTCTGTGGGGCTTGTATCATTTATATAAGTATCCGGTGCTTCCACGGGCAGAAAAATATTTTCACTGGACGGTAGGTATCTTGTTTGTAATAATTCCCCTTTCTGTGCTTTCGGTATTGTTGTTATGGGATTTGATTACCGATCCAAGCTCCTTTGCCTATTAAAAACTTCATCTCTTTTACGCCTCGCATTTACTGCGGGGTTTTCTATATTTTGTATAATAAAAATATGAATGAAGAACTCTTGGCGCGTGCGCGCAAAATTAAAGTAATTTTGAACGATATAGACGGCATTTGGACCGATGGCAAACTGCATTTCTTCCTAACTGCTGAAGGAAAAGTGGAAGAAA from Elusimicrobiaceae bacterium carries:
- a CDS encoding DUF2778 domain-containing protein — protein: MNKQNYHPQQDVFRLIDGKKESIQPYRFSDERERMSQPKKQAATGTHIESIMFDGKTLTTTAVNDQGEKTIQQLPAVSGLNPEKPFSYSPLRQRLPDRGPIPEGNYFVNPQKIQKPTLAQDVLGRVGKKINSVLETIPIKKRKFPTGRYPGGRTSWGNERTPIKNDPEVTKNTGRDNFFIHGGKEPGSGGCIDLTNHEKSFFDFLRKYRGKEQTAVPLTVKYPPELTGEDIIDNY